TTTTTTAATTGCTATGGTCCTTCAAACCCTAACCATTCATCAATTTGGAGCCTTAAGTATGGTTGGCGGTGACGCTACAATTGCAAAACCATCTTACACAGCATTTATGGCAGATTACGGAACAGCATTTAGAACTTTTAAACATGGAGCGTTACATGGTTTCATTTCGGGACTTTTTCTTGCGTTACCCATTATTGGAACAAATGCACTTTTTGAAAGAAAAAGCTACAAGTACACGTTAGTAAGTGGTGGTTTTTGGATAGTATGTTTTATGCTAATGGGCGGAATTATTTGTGCTTGGAAATAAAAACTAAATATTCTACTCTCTATTAAAATCTCATTTCATAAAAAAATGAAATGAGATTTTTTTTTAAAAAAGCTGTTCGATTGAATTAGCTAATTCAAAATCTTTATCAGTAAGTCCGTTGGCACTATGTGTTGATAATCTAATATCTACTTTATTATACACATTAAACCACTCTGGATGATGATTTTGTTTCTCAGCCAGCAATCCAACTTGAACAATAAACCCTAGCGCTTCACTAAAATTTTTAAAAATAAAATTTTTCTCAATTGCTTCATTTTTAAAAAACCAACCTTTTATTTCTCTCAATTTAGGTTGAGCTGTTTCTTCATTGTACTTTTCCATAACAATATGTTTTTATTAAAATTAGTTAAAATTTATATAATCTCTTTCTCATTTAACTTTATATATTAATTTAGACAAATACTAATTAACTATCTATTGGGCTCTAACTTTTCATTTCAAATCTATTCTTCCTCAAAAAATCTACCTATTGGCTGGGATTCATTAGTTGTTGACAACATCTTTCTTTCAAGTGATTATTTATCTGTTCTAGAATCATCCGCCCCTACAAATATGGATTGCCATTTTATTGGTTTGTTTCAAGACCAAGAATTAATTGGCGCGGCTTTGTCACAATTTATTAATTTAAGTGAGGTAAGTTCCTTTGGAGAAAGAGATCATTGTTTAAAAACGGTGATTCGGAATTTAGTTTTTAAAAATCTTAGTTCGAAAGTATTGGTGATTGGAAACAATATGCTTACTGGTCAAAACAGTTACTGCTTTAATGAAAAATTACCTGTAACTGAAGGCTTAATTTTATTAGAAAAAGCATCCGAGGAATTAAAGAAAATCTTCAAAAAAAAGGGATTAAAAATACATCTCACCATTTTTAAAGATTTTGCAAATCAAGAAATTCAAAATTTTAAAATTCCTGAGTACAATTCTTTTTTCAACTTTTCCACACAACCAAATATGGTTTTTTCTATTCAAGAATCATGGAATATATTTGATGATTATATCAATGATTTATCCAAAAAATATAGAGATCAATACAAGAGAGCAAGAAAAAAAGCAACAACTATTACTAAGAAAAAATTATCTCTAGAAGAAATAAAAGAATACAATATAAGAATACATGAGTTATATATGAATGTAGCAAAGAACGCACCTTTTAATACTTTTTATTTGCCTGAAAATCATTTTGAAGAATTTAAAAAAGCACTAAAAGACCAGTTTCTTTTTTACGGTTATTTTATTGATAATGAATTAATCGGATTTAATACCTTAATAAAAAATGGCAAAGACATTGACACCTATTTCTTGGGATATGATGAGAAGCACCAACGTGAAAAAATGTTATATCTCAATATGTTGTATGATATGATTGGTTATTCAATCAATAAAGGATACAAACGAATCATTTTTGCAAGAACAGCTTTAGAAATAAAAAGTTCGGTAGGCGCAAAACCAATTAAAATGTATGGTTTAATGAAACATAGCAATCCTTTTATTAATTTATTTGTTTCAAAAACGTTTAGTTATTTTGAACCTGTAATGGAATGGAAAGAAAGAAACCCATTTAAATAATAGAAATATTATGGAATAGCTACCCTCATTTTTTGAGCAGAAATTGAAATATTAAGTTCCGTTTCTAACCCATAATATTCTCCGTCAATTTGAAAACTTACTGGCCTATCCGTTTTGATTATGGCTTTGTCCGTTGAAATAATCTCAATGTCTTCGGTATCTAATGGTAAATTCCCTGTAATAATTTTGCCAAAAACAAGCAAATCTAAATTTTTTATAATTACCAATTCAAATTTACCATCATTCATCAGTCCGTTTGGATTTATAGTCACTCCTGTTCCATATTTTTGAGAATTAGCAACAACAATCATTTGTGCTAAACAGTCAAACTTTTTTCCATTTGCCTCTATTGTTGCATTAAAAGGATCTTCTCTATCAATCAAAGTATTAAATGCTTGCAAAGCATAGCCCCATTTACCATGCAGCGCATTATTTTCATAGTTTTTAATAAGTGAAGCATTCAACCCTAAGTCACTTAAATGCAAACTTTTTTTACCGTTTATTACAACTATATCTATTTCTACATAATCATTATGAAAACATATCGTTAAATTCTCCTCAAGAGTCTTTGGTAAATTTAAATCGGTTGCTAATCCATTTGCTGATCCTGCAGGTAAAATTCCAAAAATAACTTCAGCATTTTCTAATGCTTCCACTGCTAACTTTATAGTACCATCTCCTCCAGCTACAATTATTCTTTCTGGTTTGAATGTATTATAAATTTCTTTAATCTTTTTGCTATCAGCATCCCCTGTTGTTTCATATAATACAAAGTTAAGGTTTTCCTTAGCGGCATAAAGTGCAGTTGCCTCTATAAATTCTGATTTGTCAATTCCTCCTGACACAGGATTAGTAATCATTACGATATTCTTTTTCAAAGTTTTATTGCTTTTATTGCTTAAAAATAATTAATTTTCAACTTACTTCAAAAGTACTACAAAATGAGACCTGTTTTAAAATTATATCGTGGTTATGCAAATGAGCAAGAGTTAATTGTGATGGGGCATGTTTTCAAGCCTACAAAAAAGAAAGATTATGACTTTCTTTCAAAAAACTTCAAAAACGCAAGCTCGGTAATCAGTATGTTCAGAATAAAAACAATGGCAAATGCCGATGTTTATTTGACCCATAACAATACCAAAATTCACACAAAAACATTAATAGACGGCTATTTTAAATTTTGTATTCCATTAGATCAAAACATTCATTATGGTTGGATTGATTATGAAGTGAGTATTATTCACGAAACGCATACCATTACAAGTAAGGAGAGCTTCATTCGACCATTCAAAGGAAATCTTGGAATTATTTCAGATATTGATGATACTTTTTTAGTTTCTTACACGATTAATCCACTCAAAAAACTATATCACCTTTTATTTAGAAATGTAAATACCAGAAAAATTTTCGCAGATGTAGCCCAGCATTATCAAGCCTTAAGCACTGCTGGAAGAAAAAACAATGAAGAACTAAATGCTTTTTTTTATGTTTCTAGTAGTGAATGGAACTTATATCGTTTCCTAGTGAAATTTACAGACATCCACAAATTACCAAAAGCTGTTTTATTATTAAAAGACATTAAAACAAGTTTGACTAACTTTTTTTGGACTGGACGTGGAGGTCATAATCATAAATTTGACAAAATAAAACATGTTTTAGAATTCTATCCAAATCTAAAATATGTCTTAATTGGTGATGATTCTCAACATGATCCATTTCTTTACGAAGCTATTAGTAAAATTTTCCCTTTAACCGTTAAGGTTATTTACATTCGGCAAACGGGCAAACATAAGAAAACTAAGGTGATTAAAGCCTTAACTAATCTAGAAACCTTAAATATTTCCGTTTGCTATTTTAAAACTAGTACTGAAGCAATTGCTCATTCAAAAAAAATAGGGTTAATTGATTAACGAATAGTCTTCAAATTCATACACTTATAGCCCAGATAGGAATGAAAATCCTTTCCATAAAAAAAATCCTTTTTTACAACTGAGGCAGAGCGACCAAAGGAAGCTCCTGCTACAGTTTTGTAAAAAAAGATTTTTTGTGGAAAGATTGTAATGAATAGCTGGATTGGCTACAAATTATCTATTTCTTCTTGTACGTTTTCCCAGTCAGCTAATAATTTATCTAACTCGGCTTTCTTTTTATTGTAGGCTGTAAAAAACTTAGCATCTTCTATGTGTTTGTCATAATTAGAAGCAAGCATTTTATCATCATTTTGAATGTCTTTTTCCAATTGCTTTATTTGGCTTTCGACTTTACTCAAGCGATTCTGTAACGATTTCCCTTTCTTTTGATCTTCGTATGATGCTTTATTACTTTCTTTAGGTGCTGCAGCTTTTTGAGCATCTTTTTTCTCGACTTCACGCATATTCTCTAAATTGCGTTGCTCCAAGAAATAGTTTATATCACCCAAATATTCCTTTATCTTTTGATCTTTGAACTCATAAACAAGATTTGACATTCCCTGTAAGAAATCTCTATCGTGAGAAACCAAAAGTAAGGTCCCTCCAAATTTTTGTAAGGCTGCCTTTAGCACATTCTTAGATTTAATATCCAGGTGATTCGTAGGCTCATCCATCAGCAAAACATTGATGGGCTGTAATAACAATTTACATAGTGCCAAACGGTTTCTTTCTCCTCCTGAAAGCACTTTTACCTTTTTCTCTACATCATCACCACGAAATAAGAACGAGCCTAACATGTCACGGACCTTCATTCGGTTCGTATCGGCAGCGGCATCTTCCATAGTTTGAAGTAACGTAATTTCTCCGTCTAAGTATTCTGCTTGGTTTTGGGCAAAATAACCCAATTGTACATTGTGTCCTAATTTAATAGTACCATCGTACTCAAATTCGTCAACTATCGCTTTGATAAAAGTTGATTTTCCTTGTCCGTTTTGACCAACAAAAGCAATTTTACTTCCTCTTTCAACTAATAAATTAATATCTTTTAAGATGGTTTTATCACCATAACTTTTGGTTACGTTTTCAGCTTCAACTACTACTCTACCTGGCTCTTTGGAAACTGGAAAAGTGATGTTCATCACCGAATTATCATCTTCATCTACTTCAATACGTTCAATCTTATCTAATTTCTTAATCATAGACTGCGCCATAGAAGCTTTAGAAGCTTTGGCACGGAATTTCTCAATTAATTTTTCTGTTTCTTCAATTTTTTTCGCTTGATTCTTTTGTGTGGCCAATTGTTTCTCGCGAATTTCATGACGCAATTCTAAATATTGAGAATAAGGCTTGTTAAAATCATACGCTTTTCCTAACGAAATTTCGATCGTTCTGTTGGTTACATTATCCAAAAACATTTTATCGTGCGAAACAATAACAACAACTCCAGGGTAATTACGTAAGAAACTCTCTAACCAAATGATACTTTCGATATCCAAGTGATTGGTAGGCTCATCGAGTAACAATACATCATTAGCTTGTAATAATAATTTGGCTAATTCGATACGCATTCTCCAACCTCCAGAAAAAGTTTCTGTTTGATTATTAAAAACTTCTCTTTTAAAACCAAGACCAAGAAGAATTTTCTCCGTATCTCCCACGTAATTATAACCACCCAACAATTCAAAGCGATGCGTATAATCCGATAAATCTTCAATTATTTTTGAATATTCTTCACTTTCATAATCAGTACGAGTGACCAATAAGTGATTAATTTCTTCTAATTTTTTTTCTACAATTTTAA
The Flavobacterium sp. WC2421 genome window above contains:
- a CDS encoding App1 family protein; translation: MRPVLKLYRGYANEQELIVMGHVFKPTKKKDYDFLSKNFKNASSVISMFRIKTMANADVYLTHNNTKIHTKTLIDGYFKFCIPLDQNIHYGWIDYEVSIIHETHTITSKESFIRPFKGNLGIISDIDDTFLVSYTINPLKKLYHLLFRNVNTRKIFADVAQHYQALSTAGRKNNEELNAFFYVSSSEWNLYRFLVKFTDIHKLPKAVLLLKDIKTSLTNFFWTGRGGHNHKFDKIKHVLEFYPNLKYVLIGDDSQHDPFLYEAISKIFPLTVKVIYIRQTGKHKKTKVIKALTNLETLNISVCYFKTSTEAIAHSKKIGLID
- a CDS encoding 4a-hydroxytetrahydrobiopterin dehydratase, whose product is MEKYNEETAQPKLREIKGWFFKNEAIEKNFIFKNFSEALGFIVQVGLLAEKQNHHPEWFNVYNKVDIRLSTHSANGLTDKDFELANSIEQLF
- a CDS encoding ABC-F family ATP-binding cassette domain-containing protein, giving the protein MLNIHNLSVSFGGTYLFEEVTFRLGAGDRVGLVGKNGAGKSTMLKMLAGDFLPDTGVISQEKDVRMGFLRQDIDFEQGRTVLEEAYEAFIDIKIVEKKLEEINHLLVTRTDYESEEYSKIIEDLSDYTHRFELLGGYNYVGDTEKILLGLGFKREVFNNQTETFSGGWRMRIELAKLLLQANDVLLLDEPTNHLDIESIIWLESFLRNYPGVVVIVSHDKMFLDNVTNRTIEISLGKAYDFNKPYSQYLELRHEIREKQLATQKNQAKKIEETEKLIEKFRAKASKASMAQSMIKKLDKIERIEVDEDDNSVMNITFPVSKEPGRVVVEAENVTKSYGDKTILKDINLLVERGSKIAFVGQNGQGKSTFIKAIVDEFEYDGTIKLGHNVQLGYFAQNQAEYLDGEITLLQTMEDAAADTNRMKVRDMLGSFLFRGDDVEKKVKVLSGGERNRLALCKLLLQPINVLLMDEPTNHLDIKSKNVLKAALQKFGGTLLLVSHDRDFLQGMSNLVYEFKDQKIKEYLGDINYFLEQRNLENMREVEKKDAQKAAAPKESNKASYEDQKKGKSLQNRLSKVESQIKQLEKDIQNDDKMLASNYDKHIEDAKFFTAYNKKKAELDKLLADWENVQEEIDNL
- a CDS encoding GNAT family N-acetyltransferase, which encodes MGSNFSFQIYSSSKNLPIGWDSLVVDNIFLSSDYLSVLESSAPTNMDCHFIGLFQDQELIGAALSQFINLSEVSSFGERDHCLKTVIRNLVFKNLSSKVLVIGNNMLTGQNSYCFNEKLPVTEGLILLEKASEELKKIFKKKGLKIHLTIFKDFANQEIQNFKIPEYNSFFNFSTQPNMVFSIQESWNIFDDYINDLSKKYRDQYKRARKKATTITKKKLSLEEIKEYNIRIHELYMNVAKNAPFNTFYLPENHFEEFKKALKDQFLFYGYFIDNELIGFNTLIKNGKDIDTYFLGYDEKHQREKMLYLNMLYDMIGYSINKGYKRIIFARTALEIKSSVGAKPIKMYGLMKHSNPFINLFVSKTFSYFEPVMEWKERNPFK
- a CDS encoding diacylglycerol kinase family protein: MKKNIVMITNPVSGGIDKSEFIEATALYAAKENLNFVLYETTGDADSKKIKEIYNTFKPERIIVAGGDGTIKLAVEALENAEVIFGILPAGSANGLATDLNLPKTLEENLTICFHNDYVEIDIVVINGKKSLHLSDLGLNASLIKNYENNALHGKWGYALQAFNTLIDREDPFNATIEANGKKFDCLAQMIVVANSQKYGTGVTINPNGLMNDGKFELVIIKNLDLLVFGKIITGNLPLDTEDIEIISTDKAIIKTDRPVSFQIDGEYYGLETELNISISAQKMRVAIP
- a CDS encoding DUF1761 domain-containing protein, encoding MEINFLALVVAAISTLLVGFVWYHPKVFGTIWMKESGMTEDKMKGGNMALIFGMAVFYAFLIAMVLQTLTIHQFGALSMVGGDATIAKPSYTAFMADYGTAFRTFKHGALHGFISGLFLALPIIGTNALFERKSYKYTLVSGGFWIVCFMLMGGIICAWK